TATTGCACCAGCAGACATAACTACAGCACAGCTCCCAAAGCCATGTGTATATAATTTGCCCAGTGGAATCTGGGGAACGTGCTTTTCCCATCCAAGAGTGGAGAAGGGAGCCTCCTTGCCATCTATTGTTTTCACATTCACTCTTTCTTTTAGCTCACAGAATAGCTGGTCTCCTGTCAACTTGGAGTTTCGTTTCCCCTTGAACCGCACCCCATGCTTATTGGTGCTCAAATAATCTTTCATCGCCTTCTGCAGCCGAGGGTTTAGCATCTTGGAAGACACATCCCCTTTCCAAAGCTTGTAAAGAAAGGATTTCGACATTGTGGAATACAGCCCATCCCAGTCATCAGATTCATCAAGCATCTGGCTTCTCCTGTGCTTCGTGctccttttcctcattcttctCTGATGGCTCCAGttgttctgtaaaatatttacttttggATTATCCTCATCGGCTGAGATTAATTTTGCTATCTCTTGAAGGTGGTTGTGTGATTGAGGCTGACCAGCAGCAAATAAATAATCATCATTCACTTGGTAGAAAGCACTTTTTGATTTTCTTCCTATCTGGGATGGAAAAAAGTCATCTTCACTTCTAAAAGCATCTTCCAAATCAGTCCATTTCTTAATACTTCCAGTTCTGGATTTAAATGTACCTAAGAGATCTTCATTAAGAAGTACCTCATTCCCATCAACGGTTTCAGAGAATGATGGATCGTGTATGGCTCCCATGATGACTCTCTGCTTGCCCTGAAGGGGCAGAAGCCTCTTAGTTTCAATGTAAGAAAAGGAACTGGGAACTGGTTCAGCAGTGTTGCTATCTGTAAAATATATGAATATCACCAGAAAAAGCAGACCCCATGCAAAGATCCCAAACAGCATGAGTTGTTTCCATTGCTTCAAGTTAGGTTTCATGGCAATGCCTTTACCAGCTCCTCTGCGCCTTGAAGTATTGgtgaaggaaaatgaaacctGGAAAGAACATCAAATATTAATCAAGAATGGTTTCAAAAATAGACACAATTCAGAAATATCTTAACATGCTTTAATAGAAGGCGCAGAATTAATCGCCAAGCTGTAGCACAGAGgattcagaagcagaaacaaactCCAGAGCCTGCAGACACTGTAGGAGTGACACGCTTTGGCTGTAACCACACAGTGACATCTGCTAGCTACAAACGAAGCTGGTGCCCAGTTTCTACAGTAACACTGGATCCTGCCTTCAGGGAGATCATGTGCCTGCCTGCTTCTGCTATACTGAGCATAGCAGTAAGAGAGCAAAAGCAAAACCCACGCCTGGCTGTATGCACAGTAGGGACAATATACAATGTCATCTCTTTTGCCATTGAAAGTTCTTACTCAGTGGGACCGTGAGCAAGCCTGTCCCCAAAAGGACCAGGCAGGGAGCACTAACTCTCAGCTGGACAACCCTCCTCTGCCCACAGCCCTGAACAGGCTGTGGGTACCATTGAGGGGGAGTAGGGAAAAGCATTACCAGTGGGTTGGAgttcagccttttcttttccccagctgATACAAACTGGCACAGCATCTGTGGGCACATCATTTGCTGGGGATTGCAGACCAGAATCAGACCCAAATAAGAGAGTGACTCTTGTACCTCTGTTACAGATGCTGCATGCAGATTGGGGTGGCACGAAGGAATTTTGCATGTCAAGGCATGAGGGgtttgcattttctgaaaagggGGATGGATGACATAACTAACTAAATATATGCCCTTAGGATAATAATGCAGATTTACATAAAGGAGGTGGGTTGGGAATGTTGAACCTAGACTTGGAAATCTGTGCTGTATTAATGCCTGGGGATTCTGGACAGCTTGTGCATTATTGGAAGGATGCATAGTCTAAAATGAAATAGTCTAACTGAGGGTGTTGTGTTCCAAGGAAAATACATTAACACATTGCTGGACCATAACACACACTATGACCTCACACAAACTCAATTGCTTAATCAACCAGTGTGGGCATCGGTGGCAAAGCCGGCTGAAGGAAGTCTGGCCATACCTTATACGCCTCATCATTCACCTCCTTGTACCATAGTCATAGTCAGCCTCAGTTGCTACACTGCAATGTACTTGGTGACAGATCACTTACCTATCTGGATTAAAAATAAGCCCCTTCTTCCTGAGTTTTGTTTCTAAGCCCATTTGTTTCAATGACTACTTTACAGTGGGACTTAAGAGCCACTTGTACCAGCCAGCTGTGATCAGAAGAGGGGAATGGGAGTCAGGGCAGGCTTGGATTTCATTAACAGCCTGTGCCCCAGGGGCCACTACCTCATCACACCGCATCCAAACAGCACACACAGCTCTACACACCTCTGATAACACACTGTTTGCTTATACCTGACCATCAGGAGGGACCAAAGGCACGTCACCACCAGATACCACCTTTCTGCAAGCTGCTAAGTACATCAAAGCTGAGTGCAAACTTTAAACCAAGCTGTAAATAAAGCTATGTTTTCACATTGAAAAAGAAACCAGCAGTAACACCAGTGTAAGGAGTGCTCACCTCTGTCCCTCAATTCTCTGCCACCAACACCTCTGCGTACAGAGCTGGCATATTACAAATCGAACCGATAAACTGATACAGCGGGGGGTGGGGATAGGGGGGTGAAATATATGTTAGAAGGTGTCTttagtttggtttgggttttttaaactgGGCTAGCCCTTTTATCCATTTCAGTGCGGTCATACATCCAGTTGTTTCAGCACAAACAAGGAGATTACCTATGACAATGCAGAGGCAAGAATGAACCGCAGGTGGTTATTAGCAGGGATACTTCAGGATAGCATTTCTGCTGACCTCCTCGGAATGTGAGGCCACACCATTACATTTCCAAACACAGTCTGTTTTACTGATCTAGACAAAACCTAGAACATTAATAAGAAACAAGCTGACTTTGGGACTCAAGGACGTGTTCAAACATAAGGGATTTACAACACACTTGGATGACCAAATTTCA
This genomic window from Phaenicophaeus curvirostris isolate KB17595 chromosome 1, BPBGC_Pcur_1.0, whole genome shotgun sequence contains:
- the ST6GAL2 gene encoding beta-galactoside alpha-2,6-sialyltransferase 2, with protein sequence MKLSRRGVCIQVSFSFTNTSRRRGAGKGIAMKPNLKQWKQLMLFGIFAWGLLFLVIFIYFTDSNTAEPVPSSFSYIETKRLLPLQGKQRVIMGAIHDPSFSETVDGNEVLLNEDLLGTFKSRTGSIKKWTDLEDAFRSEDDFFPSQIGRKSKSAFYQVNDDYLFAAGQPQSHNHLQEIAKLISADEDNPKVNILQNNWSHQRRMRKRSTKHRRSQMLDESDDWDGLYSTMSKSFLYKLWKGDVSSKMLNPRLQKAMKDYLSTNKHGVRFKGKRNSKLTGDQLFCELKERVNVKTIDGKEAPFSTLGWEKHVPQIPLGKLYTHGFGSCAVVMSAGAILNSSLGDEIDSHDAVLRFNSAPTRGYEKDVGNKTTMRIINSQILTNPNHHFVDSSLYKDVILVAWDPAPYSANLNVWYKKPDYNLFTPYVQHRRKNPNQPFYILHPKFIWQLWDIIQENTKEKIQPNPPSSGFIGILIMMSMCNEVHVYEYIPSVRQTDLCHYHELYYDAACTLGAYHPLLYEKLLVQRMNKGLRDDLYRKGKVILPGFKAVKCPERNNFPRL